Proteins encoded together in one Marinithermus hydrothermalis DSM 14884 window:
- the acpP gene encoding acyl carrier protein, with translation MNVFEQVKEVIAEKLGVEEDQITLESRFIEDLGADSLDTVELIMGLEDKFGLEISDEDAEKIRTVKDAVEYIESKLG, from the coding sequence ATGAACGTATTCGAACAGGTCAAGGAAGTCATCGCTGAGAAGCTGGGCGTTGAAGAAGACCAGATCACGCTCGAATCGCGTTTTATCGAAGACCTGGGGGCCGACTCCTTGGACACGGTTGAGCTCATCATGGGCCTCGAGGACAAGTTCGGTCTGGAGATCAGTGACGAGGACGCGGAAAAAATCCGGACCGTCAAGGACGCGGTCGAGTACATCGAGAGCAAGCTGGGTTAA
- the fabG gene encoding 3-oxoacyl-[acyl-carrier-protein] reductase: MRKALITGSSRGIGKAIALELASRGYAVAVHYGRNREAAEQVAQEAQERGAPSVAVIGADLAMPEAASRLVNEAAEALGGLDVLVNNAGITRDTLLIRMKDADWNAVLETNLSAVFRATREAVKRMIRQRWGRIVNITSVAGILGNAGQANYVATKAALIGFTRSVAKEYANRGITVNAIAPGFIESDMTAALPEKVREEYLKSIPMGRFGKPEEVAKAVAFLVSDDAAYINGQTLCVDGGLTPH; the protein is encoded by the coding sequence ATGCGCAAAGCGCTCATCACCGGTTCTAGTCGGGGCATCGGTAAAGCCATCGCGCTCGAGCTCGCTAGCCGCGGGTACGCCGTCGCGGTGCATTACGGGCGCAACCGGGAAGCTGCGGAGCAGGTGGCTCAGGAAGCTCAGGAACGCGGCGCACCGAGCGTCGCCGTGATCGGCGCGGACCTCGCGATGCCGGAGGCGGCCTCGCGGCTCGTGAACGAAGCGGCGGAGGCTCTCGGGGGGCTGGACGTGCTGGTGAACAACGCCGGCATTACCCGGGACACCCTCCTGATCCGCATGAAGGACGCCGACTGGAACGCGGTTTTAGAAACCAACCTCTCCGCGGTGTTCCGCGCCACGCGCGAGGCCGTCAAACGCATGATCCGGCAGCGTTGGGGTCGCATCGTGAATATCACGAGCGTGGCCGGCATCCTGGGGAACGCGGGGCAGGCCAACTACGTGGCGACCAAAGCCGCGCTGATCGGGTTTACCCGCTCGGTCGCCAAGGAGTACGCGAACCGCGGGATCACGGTGAACGCGATCGCGCCTGGGTTTATCGAGTCGGACATGACCGCAGCCCTCCCGGAAAAGGTGCGGGAGGAGTACCTGAAATCCATCCCCATGGGGCGCTTCGGAAAGCCCGAAGAGGTCGCGAAAGCCGTGGCCTTCCTCGTTTCGGACGACGCAGCCTACATCAACGGGCAAACCCTGTGCGTCGACGGCGGGCTCACGCCGCACTAA
- a CDS encoding roadblock/LC7 domain-containing protein — protein sequence MSWLASLSAMPSVERAVLTGMDGLVIEAVGQRGPDPQLLAAELAGLMRAMGGVSRALGEELRRFTVATDEHEILAVCFGQYCLGALIQRGSDRKAVGAELSRLALVLAERL from the coding sequence ATGAGCTGGCTCGCGAGCCTCTCGGCCATGCCGTCGGTGGAACGCGCGGTGTTGACCGGCATGGACGGGTTGGTCATCGAGGCGGTAGGGCAACGGGGCCCGGATCCGCAGCTCCTCGCGGCGGAGCTGGCCGGCTTGATGCGCGCGATGGGCGGGGTGAGCCGGGCGCTGGGCGAAGAGCTGCGGCGCTTTACCGTGGCCACGGACGAGCACGAGATCCTGGCCGTTTGCTTCGGGCAGTACTGCTTGGGAGCCCTGATCCAGCGTGGCAGCGACCGTAAAGCAGTGGGCGCGGAGCTTTCCCGGCTAGCGTTGGTGCTGGCCGAGCGGTTGTAG
- a CDS encoding beta-ketoacyl-ACP synthase III produces the protein MAAGLVALGTYVPSKVLTNKDLETFLDTSDEWITTRTGIKERRIAAENEYTSTLAIQAVEDLIRRHGQAALDGVDMIISATNTPDALFPATACLIQAHFGLNAAAYDLLAGCPGWLYGLSQAYGMVEAGIARKVLVVGAEALSKIMDWEDRSTAVLFGDAAGAAIVGKVPEGYGFRAFALGADGTSAKELHYGCVAPNLPDGTPLSRKGIFMNGREVFKFAVRVMNTATLEAIHKAGLRPEEISLFIPHQANYRIIDAARERLGLPWDRVVVNLDRYGNTSTASIPLALKDALSQGKIQDGDHLLLVSFGAGLTWAATVMTWYGGEA, from the coding sequence ATGGCCGCAGGGCTCGTAGCCCTCGGCACCTACGTTCCCAGCAAGGTCCTTACCAATAAGGACCTTGAAACTTTTTTAGATACCTCGGACGAGTGGATCACCACCCGCACGGGGATCAAGGAACGTCGGATCGCCGCCGAGAACGAGTACACCTCCACGCTCGCCATCCAAGCCGTGGAGGACCTAATCCGTCGTCACGGCCAGGCCGCCCTCGACGGGGTAGACATGATCATCTCCGCCACCAACACCCCGGACGCCCTCTTTCCCGCCACCGCCTGCTTGATCCAAGCGCACTTCGGCCTAAACGCCGCCGCCTACGACCTGCTCGCCGGATGCCCCGGCTGGCTCTACGGCCTCTCCCAGGCCTACGGCATGGTCGAGGCGGGCATCGCGCGAAAAGTGCTGGTCGTAGGTGCCGAGGCGCTCAGTAAGATTATGGACTGGGAGGACCGCTCCACCGCGGTCCTCTTCGGCGATGCTGCCGGCGCGGCCATCGTCGGCAAGGTCCCGGAAGGCTACGGCTTCCGCGCCTTCGCCCTTGGAGCCGACGGCACCAGCGCCAAAGAGCTCCACTACGGGTGCGTGGCCCCTAACCTTCCCGACGGCACCCCCCTCAGCCGCAAGGGGATCTTCATGAACGGCCGCGAGGTCTTCAAGTTCGCTGTACGCGTCATGAACACCGCCACCCTCGAAGCCATCCACAAGGCCGGCCTCCGCCCGGAAGAGATCAGCCTGTTCATCCCGCACCAGGCGAACTACCGCATCATCGACGCTGCGCGCGAACGCCTTGGGCTGCCGTGGGATCGCGTGGTGGTCAACCTGGACCGCTACGGCAACACCTCCACCGCCTCCATCCCCCTTGCCCTCAAGGACGCCCTCTCCCAAGGCAAGATCCAAGACGGCGATCATCTGCTCCTGGTCTCTTTCGGGGCGGGCCTCACCTGGGCGGCCACCGTCATGACCTGGTACGGAGGTGAAGCGTGA
- a CDS encoding YbaB/EbfC family nucleoid-associated protein, translating into MNFQKLIKEAQKAQRKAAEVQEKLAQMTVVGSAGGGLVEVTATGQGQIVGVKLDPRAVDPEDVEALEDLVLVAIKDAQEKAHALAEEEMTRQLGSVGQMLGGLL; encoded by the coding sequence ATGAACTTTCAGAAACTCATCAAGGAAGCGCAGAAAGCGCAGCGAAAAGCAGCTGAGGTGCAGGAGAAGCTCGCCCAGATGACCGTGGTGGGGTCCGCGGGCGGGGGGCTGGTCGAGGTCACGGCGACCGGGCAAGGTCAGATCGTCGGGGTCAAGCTAGACCCTAGGGCCGTGGATCCGGAGGACGTGGAGGCGTTGGAGGACCTCGTGCTCGTGGCGATCAAGGACGCCCAGGAGAAGGCGCATGCGCTCGCCGAGGAGGAGATGACCCGGCAGCTCGGCTCCGTAGGCCAGATGCTGGGAGGCCTTCTTTGA
- a CDS encoding YceD family protein: protein MDYSEVQSINLAKLLHEPGTQSANGVIRDRIEVGEEQFELENDATWSVTVTHTGNEFFLSGELHGTVRLECRRCLTPTPYAINAYFQHLLQYDPEVETLTLIQNAEDEDVYLFSDPNLDLSAFLAEAFVLELPYTVLCQEDCRGLCPVCGANRNETDCGHTEGQGLRNPFSALGKLLDEV, encoded by the coding sequence ATGGACTATAGCGAAGTCCAAAGCATTAACCTCGCCAAACTGCTCCATGAACCCGGCACCCAAAGCGCGAACGGCGTGATCCGTGACCGGATCGAGGTCGGGGAAGAGCAATTTGAATTAGAAAACGACGCCACCTGGAGCGTCACCGTCACCCATACGGGAAACGAGTTCTTTCTTTCCGGTGAACTGCACGGCACCGTGCGGCTCGAGTGCCGCCGCTGCCTCACCCCCACCCCGTACGCGATCAACGCGTACTTCCAGCACCTCCTGCAGTACGACCCCGAGGTCGAAACCCTCACCCTAATCCAGAACGCCGAGGACGAGGACGTCTACCTCTTCAGCGACCCGAACCTTGACCTCAGCGCCTTCCTCGCCGAAGCGTTCGTCCTCGAGCTCCCCTACACCGTCCTTTGCCAGGAGGACTGCCGGGGCTTGTGCCCGGTCTGCGGGGCTAACCGCAACGAGACCGATTGCGGGCACACCGAGGGTCAGGGGCTTCGAAACCCCTTTAGCGCACTAGGGAAGCTGCTGGACGAGGTGTAA
- the recR gene encoding recombination mediator RecR: MKYPNALLQLVRSLARLPGVGPKSAQKLALYLAQHAEAAETLEQALRGVRERVRPCVRCGNLAEAELCPVCADPGRDHGVICVVETPGDLLAIEKSGEYNGVYHVLGGALNPLEGIGPEDLRVAELLERLEGVQEVILATSMTVEGEATAGYLAELLKARGLRATRPAYGLPVGGALEYVDEVTLARALAHRRAFSE, encoded by the coding sequence TTGAAGTACCCGAACGCGCTGTTGCAGCTGGTGCGTAGCCTCGCCCGCCTGCCGGGCGTAGGGCCCAAGAGCGCGCAGAAGCTGGCCTTGTACCTAGCCCAGCACGCCGAGGCGGCCGAGACGCTCGAGCAGGCCCTCCGGGGCGTACGGGAACGGGTGCGCCCGTGCGTGCGCTGCGGTAACCTCGCCGAGGCGGAGTTGTGCCCCGTGTGTGCGGATCCCGGCCGGGACCACGGGGTGATCTGCGTGGTGGAGACGCCGGGGGACCTCCTCGCGATCGAGAAGAGCGGGGAGTACAACGGAGTCTACCACGTTCTCGGGGGGGCGCTGAACCCGCTGGAGGGGATCGGGCCGGAGGACCTCCGAGTGGCGGAGCTGCTTGAACGACTTGAGGGCGTCCAGGAGGTGATCCTGGCGACCTCGATGACGGTCGAGGGAGAGGCGACCGCGGGCTACCTCGCCGAACTGCTCAAAGCCCGCGGCCTCCGCGCGACCCGGCCGGCCTACGGCCTGCCTGTGGGCGGCGCGCTCGAGTACGTGGATGAGGTGACCCTCGCTCGAGCTTTAGCGCACCGGCGTGCCTTCTCGGAGTGA
- the fabD gene encoding ACP S-malonyltransferase → MNAALFPGQGSQAVGMGRALYETFPAAREALDRAEAALPGLLNLMWEGPEEALRLTENQQPALLAVGYAAWMAYRSAGAPLPAYAAGHSLGEWTAHVAAGTLELEVALHLVRKRGQFMQEAVPVGQGAMAAVLKVPRDTVEAIVREFEGVEVANLNAPEQTVISGTAEGVAQAAEALKAARARVVPLKVSAPFHSSLMRPAAERLAEEVANVAFRRPVFPVYSNVTAAPETDPERIRDLLIQQVTAPVRWVETLEDLWRRGVRRFLEFGSGNVLTGLVKRTLAEAEAFALTTPEAIQAEVQ, encoded by the coding sequence GTGAACGCCGCGCTCTTCCCAGGCCAAGGATCGCAAGCCGTAGGCATGGGCCGGGCTCTGTACGAAACCTTCCCCGCGGCTCGAGAAGCGCTCGACCGTGCCGAAGCCGCGCTGCCTGGCCTGCTTAACCTCATGTGGGAAGGCCCCGAGGAGGCCCTCCGTCTCACCGAGAACCAACAACCCGCCCTCCTCGCCGTAGGGTACGCCGCCTGGATGGCGTACCGCAGCGCGGGTGCCCCCCTGCCCGCGTACGCCGCGGGGCACTCGCTCGGTGAATGGACCGCCCACGTCGCCGCGGGCACCCTCGAGCTCGAGGTCGCCCTGCACCTCGTGCGTAAGCGGGGGCAATTCATGCAGGAGGCCGTCCCAGTAGGCCAAGGCGCGATGGCCGCGGTGCTCAAGGTCCCGCGCGACACCGTCGAGGCGATCGTACGGGAGTTCGAGGGCGTGGAGGTCGCGAACCTCAACGCACCTGAGCAAACCGTGATCAGCGGCACGGCCGAAGGCGTCGCGCAAGCCGCAGAGGCCCTTAAGGCCGCGCGGGCCCGGGTCGTTCCCCTGAAGGTATCCGCGCCGTTTCACTCGAGTCTGATGCGTCCCGCCGCCGAGCGGCTCGCGGAAGAGGTCGCGAACGTTGCGTTCCGCAGGCCGGTCTTCCCCGTGTACTCGAACGTGACCGCGGCTCCGGAGACCGACCCCGAGAGGATCCGGGATCTCCTGATTCAACAGGTGACCGCACCCGTGCGCTGGGTGGAGACCCTGGAGGACCTCTGGCGCCGCGGCGTGCGGCGTTTCCTGGAGTTCGGTTCAGGAAACGTGCTCACCGGGCTGGTCAAGCGGACGCTGGCGGAAGCTGAGGCCTTCGCCCTCACCACGCCGGAAGCGATCCAAGCGGAAGTTCAGTAA
- the fabF gene encoding beta-ketoacyl-ACP synthase II, with translation MRRVAITGLGPVTPIGVGAEAFHQAQLEGRSGIRTITRFDASNLPVRIAGEVDVEPERWLERRELRRLDRYVQLALIAADLALKDSGLELEALDPTRVGTLIGSGIGGIETWEAQSKVYFERGAHRLSPFFIPMMIANMASGHVAMRYGLQGPSSTVVTACATGADAIGTAYQMIQRGEADVMIAGGAEAAVTPMAVGGFSAMKALSTRNDEPQRASRPFSASRDGFVLAEGAGVLVLEEYERAKARGARIYAEVVGFGRSADAHHITEPHPEGKGAVLAMQRALEDAGVAPDAVGYINAHGTSTPLNDRVETLAIKRVFGEHARRLAVSSTKSMTGHLLGAAGAVEAIATVQALAYGVLPPTINYDEPDPELDLDYVPNTPREARVEYALSNSFAFGGQNATLLFKRV, from the coding sequence ATGCGTAGGGTTGCGATCACTGGCCTGGGTCCCGTCACGCCGATCGGCGTCGGCGCGGAAGCCTTTCACCAAGCACAGCTCGAAGGGCGGAGCGGTATCCGGACCATCACCCGTTTCGACGCCTCAAACCTACCGGTACGCATCGCCGGTGAGGTCGACGTGGAACCGGAACGGTGGCTCGAGCGCCGGGAGCTAAGACGGTTAGACCGTTACGTTCAGCTCGCCCTGATCGCCGCGGACCTCGCGCTCAAGGACAGCGGGCTCGAACTGGAGGCGCTGGACCCGACCCGAGTCGGCACCCTGATCGGTTCGGGTATTGGGGGGATTGAGACCTGGGAGGCGCAGTCCAAGGTCTATTTCGAGCGGGGCGCGCACCGGCTCTCGCCGTTTTTTATCCCGATGATGATCGCGAACATGGCTTCGGGGCACGTGGCGATGCGGTACGGGCTCCAAGGCCCAAGCTCCACCGTGGTCACCGCGTGCGCGACCGGAGCCGACGCGATCGGGACCGCGTACCAGATGATCCAGCGAGGCGAGGCGGACGTGATGATCGCGGGCGGTGCCGAAGCCGCCGTGACCCCGATGGCCGTAGGCGGGTTCTCGGCGATGAAGGCCCTCTCCACCCGCAACGACGAGCCGCAGCGGGCCAGCCGTCCTTTCAGCGCAAGCCGCGATGGGTTCGTGCTCGCAGAAGGCGCGGGTGTCCTGGTGCTCGAGGAGTACGAGCGGGCCAAGGCGCGCGGCGCGCGGATCTACGCGGAGGTTGTGGGGTTTGGGCGCAGCGCCGACGCGCATCACATCACCGAACCGCACCCCGAAGGGAAAGGTGCGGTGCTCGCGATGCAACGGGCGCTCGAGGACGCAGGGGTCGCTCCAGACGCGGTTGGGTACATCAACGCGCACGGCACCTCCACCCCGCTGAACGACCGTGTGGAAACCCTGGCCATCAAAAGGGTGTTTGGGGAGCACGCGCGCCGTCTTGCGGTTTCCTCGACCAAGTCCATGACCGGGCACCTCCTAGGCGCGGCGGGCGCGGTGGAGGCTATCGCCACGGTGCAGGCCCTCGCCTACGGCGTGCTGCCCCCTACGATCAACTACGACGAGCCGGATCCGGAGTTGGACCTGGACTACGTGCCGAACACGCCGCGGGAAGCGCGGGTGGAGTACGCCCTGTCCAATTCCTTCGCGTTTGGCGGCCAAAACGCAACGCTGCTGTTCAAGCGCGTGTGA
- the hemB gene encoding porphobilinogen synthase: MERPRRLRTTPQLRRLVRETTLEPRNLILPLFVHPAPAPEPIASMPGQYRHSLESLVEIAGQAREAGLGGVILFGVLPEEAKDDQGSGAYAEDGIVQEATRRLKAAYPDLLVVADTCLCEYTRHGHCGVLQGDTVDNDATLELLAQTAVSQAKAGADIVAPSAMMDGQVAAIRKALDAAGYPHVPILSYAVKYASAFYGPFREAADSAPAFGDRASYQMDPAAGYWDAVREATLDDLEGADLLMVKPALPYLDLVRELKARFAKPIAAYHVSGEYAMIKAAALNGWIDERRVVLEALTGLRRAGAQVILTYYALEAARWVREG, encoded by the coding sequence ATGGAACGCCCACGCCGTTTACGCACTACGCCGCAGTTGCGGCGCTTGGTTCGGGAGACGACCCTCGAGCCGCGCAACCTGATTCTTCCGCTGTTCGTGCACCCCGCGCCGGCCCCTGAGCCGATCGCGTCCATGCCCGGCCAGTACCGGCACTCCCTGGAAAGCCTGGTGGAAATCGCGGGCCAGGCCCGCGAGGCCGGCCTGGGCGGGGTGATCCTGTTCGGCGTACTGCCTGAGGAGGCCAAGGACGACCAGGGAAGCGGCGCCTACGCTGAGGACGGGATCGTGCAGGAAGCCACCCGCCGCTTGAAGGCCGCGTACCCCGACCTGCTCGTGGTGGCCGACACCTGCTTGTGCGAGTACACTCGGCACGGGCACTGCGGTGTCCTCCAGGGTGACACCGTGGATAACGACGCGACGCTCGAGCTGCTGGCTCAAACCGCGGTCTCCCAAGCCAAGGCCGGGGCCGATATCGTCGCGCCGAGCGCGATGATGGACGGGCAGGTCGCAGCCATCCGCAAGGCGCTGGACGCCGCGGGGTACCCGCACGTCCCAATCCTCTCATACGCCGTGAAGTACGCGTCGGCCTTCTACGGCCCCTTCCGTGAGGCCGCGGACTCCGCCCCGGCCTTCGGGGACCGGGCGAGCTACCAGATGGATCCCGCTGCCGGGTACTGGGACGCGGTGCGCGAAGCTACGCTGGATGACCTCGAGGGGGCCGACCTCTTGATGGTGAAGCCGGCCCTGCCTTACCTGGATCTGGTGCGCGAGCTGAAGGCGCGTTTCGCCAAGCCCATTGCGGCTTATCACGTCTCCGGCGAGTACGCCATGATCAAAGCCGCCGCCCTGAACGGGTGGATCGACGAGCGACGGGTGGTGCTCGAGGCCCTCACGGGTCTTCGCCGCGCGGGCGCTCAGGTGATTCTGACGTACTACGCCCTGGAGGCGGCACGCTGGGTGCGGGAAGGGTAG
- a CDS encoding MFS transporter: MWSALKYKRFAYLFGALLASEAAHRFYRIALLVMVYTLTENALWVSATLAAQLLASVLLGPMLSAWADARDRKGLLAGAVLVKGGVVLAVLLLGMRLPLLLLALVFLLEGARSLYRAVVHAVVPELVPEKHMDAANGLVVFSGRFAETVFVGLAGVLVAWGGAELAFGSSAALYLLAMLLLAGLPSLPSTRPAQGGYFQRVREGVGHVLTHPTVRQVVGTLFAAAMFGSVETVLGVVLAVGVLGVGSAGFGLMEGAMALGAILGTFIIPHLTNRLPRERVFFGALIVFGLFEASIGAFPLFAWVLAAYFVSGLLNVAFLIPARTMLQLNTPNELRTRVFAAFAAVMDTAVLIGVTAGGALEKGFGAPTTFVIAGLSVSTVALIAAVFARRATLPAPSVPPPGRSTSESPERPRGEDP; encoded by the coding sequence ATGTGGAGTGCGCTGAAGTATAAACGGTTCGCTTATCTTTTTGGGGCGTTACTGGCCTCCGAGGCGGCACACCGGTTCTACCGGATCGCCTTGCTCGTCATGGTGTATACCCTGACGGAGAACGCCTTGTGGGTCTCGGCGACGCTGGCCGCGCAGCTCCTGGCTAGCGTGCTACTAGGACCGATGCTTTCGGCCTGGGCGGACGCACGGGACCGCAAGGGGCTTCTCGCGGGCGCGGTGCTCGTCAAGGGCGGGGTGGTGCTCGCGGTGCTGCTTTTAGGCATGCGCCTCCCGCTTCTCCTGCTCGCCCTGGTCTTTTTGCTCGAAGGGGCGCGCAGTCTGTACCGCGCGGTGGTTCATGCCGTCGTGCCCGAACTCGTACCGGAAAAGCACATGGACGCGGCAAACGGCCTGGTGGTGTTTAGCGGCCGTTTCGCCGAGACGGTCTTCGTGGGGCTGGCGGGGGTACTGGTGGCGTGGGGCGGTGCGGAACTGGCCTTTGGGAGCAGCGCCGCGCTGTACCTGCTCGCTATGCTGCTACTCGCGGGGTTGCCGAGCCTGCCCTCCACACGCCCGGCCCAAGGCGGGTACTTCCAGCGGGTACGGGAAGGCGTTGGGCATGTGCTCACCCACCCCACCGTACGCCAGGTGGTCGGCACTCTGTTCGCCGCTGCGATGTTTGGTTCGGTGGAGACCGTGCTCGGCGTGGTGCTGGCGGTGGGCGTGTTGGGCGTGGGCTCCGCGGGGTTTGGGTTGATGGAGGGTGCGATGGCCTTAGGCGCCATCTTAGGGACTTTCATCATCCCGCACCTCACGAACCGCCTGCCGCGCGAACGGGTCTTCTTCGGCGCCTTGATCGTCTTCGGGTTGTTCGAGGCCTCGATTGGGGCCTTCCCGTTGTTTGCCTGGGTGCTCGCGGCCTACTTCGTATCCGGCCTGCTGAACGTGGCCTTCCTCATCCCGGCCCGTACGATGCTGCAGCTAAACACACCCAACGAGCTGCGCACCCGGGTGTTCGCGGCCTTCGCCGCGGTGATGGACACCGCGGTCCTGATCGGCGTGACGGCTGGGGGCGCGCTGGAGAAAGGCTTCGGCGCCCCCACGACCTTCGTGATCGCCGGCTTGAGCGTCTCGACCGTCGCCCTTATCGCCGCGGTTTTCGCCCGGCGCGCTACCCTTCCCGCACCCAGCGTGCCGCCTCCAGGGCGTAGTACGTCAGAATCACCTGAGCGCCCGCGCGGCGAAGACCCGTGA
- a CDS encoding roadblock/LC7 domain-containing protein: MAVREVLEELGEVRGVEACALVGEDGFVIEGMQRENAPEVDFLGGAATSAMASARALADHLQRGAVEEVMVEYPEGPILLVPLEVGESSYMLVTLLDSVQSLGRVRFQLKRVVPRLREVLV; encoded by the coding sequence GTGGCCGTACGCGAGGTGCTGGAGGAACTCGGTGAGGTTCGGGGCGTTGAGGCGTGCGCCCTTGTGGGCGAGGACGGTTTCGTGATCGAGGGGATGCAGCGCGAAAACGCTCCGGAGGTGGACTTTCTTGGTGGAGCTGCGACGTCCGCGATGGCCTCCGCGCGCGCGCTGGCGGATCACCTGCAGCGTGGCGCGGTGGAGGAGGTGATGGTAGAGTACCCCGAGGGGCCGATCCTTTTGGTCCCGCTCGAGGTGGGTGAGAGCAGTTACATGCTCGTGACCCTGCTCGACTCGGTGCAGAGTCTGGGCCGCGTGCGTTTCCAGCTCAAGCGCGTGGTGCCCAGGTTAAGGGAGGTATTGGTGTGA
- a CDS encoding PP2C family protein-serine/threonine phosphatase, translating into MRLTHRFELATASSIGRVRRNNEDFHRASVYPTPRGNLILLAVADGMGGAKAGEFASKIAIESLHQAVRAYAEHLHTGRPAVPLERVVEKGFQLAQRRILQDAIAHPERKGMGTTLTALLVSEWNYNGVIGHIGDSRAYRYNGRDLTLLTQDHSWVAEQVQNGVLTPGEAETHPWRSVLTRALGIPEATPDLIPLHVMRSETYILATDGLYNLVPPEEWLADLEHKDLQAAVDYWISQAIQRGGTDNITVVTVRIR; encoded by the coding sequence ATGCGCCTGACTCACCGTTTTGAACTCGCCACCGCCTCCAGCATCGGCCGTGTTCGCCGCAACAACGAGGATTTTCACCGGGCCAGCGTCTACCCCACGCCGCGCGGCAACCTGATCTTGCTCGCCGTTGCCGACGGGATGGGGGGCGCCAAAGCCGGGGAGTTCGCTTCCAAGATCGCCATCGAAAGCCTGCACCAAGCGGTGCGGGCGTACGCGGAACACCTGCACACCGGCAGGCCTGCGGTGCCCCTCGAGCGGGTGGTCGAAAAGGGCTTCCAGCTCGCGCAGCGGCGCATCCTCCAAGACGCCATAGCCCACCCAGAACGCAAAGGGATGGGCACGACCCTGACCGCTCTGCTCGTCAGCGAGTGGAACTACAACGGCGTGATTGGGCATATCGGGGACTCCCGCGCGTACCGCTACAACGGGCGTGACCTGACCCTACTCACCCAGGACCACTCGTGGGTCGCGGAACAAGTTCAAAACGGGGTACTGACCCCCGGAGAAGCCGAAACTCACCCGTGGCGCAGCGTTCTTACCCGAGCCCTAGGAATTCCTGAAGCCACGCCCGACTTGATTCCGCTGCACGTGATGCGGAGCGAAACCTACATCCTCGCCACAGACGGGCTTTACAACCTCGTGCCCCCCGAGGAGTGGTTGGCGGACCTCGAGCACAAGGATCTCCAAGCCGCCGTGGATTACTGGATCAGCCAAGCCATTCAGCGCGGCGGTACGGACAACATCACGGTGGTTACGGTGCGGATACGATGA
- the rpmF gene encoding 50S ribosomal protein L32, which produces MAKHPVPKKKTSKARRDARRSHHALSAPTLVPCPQCHTKRPPHTVCPECGYYDGRKVLDVAEA; this is translated from the coding sequence ATGGCGAAGCACCCTGTACCGAAGAAGAAAACCTCGAAGGCCCGGCGGGACGCGCGGCGCAGCCACCACGCCCTCTCGGCGCCCACGCTGGTGCCCTGCCCCCAGTGCCACACCAAGCGTCCCCCTCACACCGTCTGCCCGGAGTGCGGCTACTACGACGGCCGCAAGGTTCTGGACGTAGCGGAGGCCTAA
- a CDS encoding DUF3467 domain-containing protein: MNKELRLNIDKETARGQYANVAVISHTRNEFFLDFALVQPSGDAMVVSRILSSPQHAKALLRSLAENIRRYEETFGPIPEPVAGEGEASA, translated from the coding sequence GTGAACAAGGAGCTACGCTTGAACATCGATAAGGAGACCGCGCGGGGGCAGTACGCGAACGTGGCGGTGATCTCCCATACCCGCAACGAGTTCTTCCTTGATTTCGCGCTCGTGCAGCCGAGCGGCGACGCGATGGTCGTCTCCCGGATCCTGAGCAGCCCGCAACACGCGAAGGCGTTGTTGCGCTCCCTCGCGGAAAATATACGCCGTTACGAGGAGACCTTCGGCCCGATCCCGGAGCCGGTCGCGGGGGAAGGCGAGGCGTCGGCGTAA